Proteins from a genomic interval of Desulfitibacter alkalitolerans DSM 16504:
- a CDS encoding efflux RND transporter periplasmic adaptor subunit, which translates to MKKVIIAVVILAVLVGGGFGGWKWYQAKRDPMNQPPVFAEAPATMGDLEVVVEGWGPLLPIEDQEVSSAAAGTVKRVNVKPGDRVNQGQELIVLENTTLAMEIQQKQLELDQKKIQLARRLNTTPDKIDQVGAEQALRIVAPASGRLTDFTYKVREEISSGALIGKVVDDSGLVVEVLATSQIYNNVKKGDKVKVYFSEFTGEMQASIHEIESNPIPGDQGFSYRISILLNNPGLLKVGMKPQVIFSLPGIEVQQQGEIVRYKTEENIVPNVSGAITNIYAKNGDWVNKGQLIATVEEGDAMSHVISDRLQISSLQLDLENKINQMQNMVVRAPIDGIVVEVFVQETDQVNVGTKVVKIANYDMMRVDIMIDEYDIAKVHKGQEAVITVDGMPGVEFAGLVYEVALMGETREGLAGFPVKIDIPAPEGLRGGMNANVSIFIDSKANVVLVPIEAVYEEGGQSFVQILEEGMPVAKEVTIGLTSDRFAEVISGIEPGTMVVVGSSMDMMDYGFGPGGPRGKAIQY; encoded by the coding sequence GGTTTTGGGGGTTGGAAATGGTATCAGGCTAAAAGGGATCCAATGAATCAACCACCTGTTTTTGCAGAGGCACCGGCAACCATGGGGGATTTGGAGGTTGTAGTTGAAGGCTGGGGACCACTACTTCCAATAGAGGATCAGGAGGTAAGCTCAGCAGCAGCCGGAACGGTAAAAAGGGTTAATGTAAAGCCAGGAGATAGGGTAAACCAGGGACAGGAGTTAATAGTCTTGGAAAATACCACCCTGGCAATGGAGATACAGCAAAAACAATTAGAGCTTGACCAGAAAAAGATACAGCTGGCCAGACGCTTAAATACCACACCGGACAAAATAGACCAGGTGGGTGCAGAGCAGGCATTAAGGATAGTTGCTCCTGCCAGCGGCAGACTTACAGATTTTACATATAAGGTTAGAGAAGAGATATCTTCGGGAGCTTTAATAGGAAAGGTTGTGGATGACAGCGGCCTTGTAGTTGAAGTGCTGGCTACAAGCCAGATATATAATAATGTAAAAAAGGGAGATAAGGTCAAGGTCTACTTTAGCGAGTTTACTGGAGAAATGCAGGCATCAATTCATGAAATAGAGTCTAATCCAATTCCGGGAGACCAGGGTTTTTCTTATAGAATAAGTATACTCCTTAACAACCCTGGATTGCTAAAGGTAGGGATGAAGCCCCAGGTAATTTTTAGCTTGCCGGGTATAGAGGTGCAGCAGCAGGGTGAAATAGTACGATACAAGACAGAAGAAAATATAGTGCCTAATGTTAGCGGTGCCATTACCAATATATATGCCAAAAACGGAGATTGGGTCAACAAGGGGCAGCTTATAGCTACTGTTGAGGAAGGGGATGCAATGTCCCATGTTATAAGTGACAGGCTGCAGATAAGCAGTCTGCAGCTTGACCTTGAAAATAAGATAAACCAGATGCAGAACATGGTGGTTAGAGCCCCCATAGATGGCATTGTAGTAGAAGTTTTTGTTCAGGAAACCGACCAGGTTAATGTAGGAACAAAGGTTGTTAAAATTGCAAATTATGACATGATGCGGGTAGACATTATGATTGACGAATATGATATTGCAAAGGTCCACAAGGGACAGGAGGCTGTTATCACTGTAGATGGAATGCCTGGTGTTGAATTTGCGGGCCTTGTTTATGAGGTGGCCCTCATGGGGGAGACCAGGGAAGGCCTGGCAGGTTTTCCCGTGAAAATAGATATACCGGCACCTGAAGGCTTGCGGGGAGGAATGAATGCCAACGTTTCCATATTTATTGATTCCAAGGCTAATGTAGTTCTGGTTCCCATTGAAGCAGTATATGAAGAGGGCGGTCAAAGCTTTGTTCAGATCCTTGAGGAAGGCATGCCTGTGGCAAAAGAGGTTACCATAGGCTTGACAAGTGATAGATTTGCCGAGGTTATTTCCGGAATAGAACCAGGTACAATGGTTGTTGTGGGCAGCTCCATGGACATGATGGACTATGGTTTTGGTCCTGGTGGCCCACGCGGCAAAGCAATACAGTATTAG